The following is a genomic window from Armatimonadota bacterium.
GTGGAATGATCGTCGTGGATCAGGGAACCTGCATAGTCGACCTCGCACGGTTCTTCCTCAACTTCGTCCAGGCCGAATCCTGCGGCAAGTGCGTGCCCTGTCGCATCGGCACGCGGCGCATGTTGGAGATCCTCACGCGCATCACGCAGGGGGAAGGCCGCGAGGAGGACCTTGATGCTCTGGAACGCCTGGGGCGAGTCATCAAGGACAGCTCGCTGTGCGGCCTGGGGCAGACCGCGCCCAATCCGGTGCTGTCGACGATACGGTATTTCCGCGAGGAGTATCTGGCGCACATCCGCGATCGGTGCTGTCCCGCCGGGGTATGCCACGATATCGTAACATACGTCATTGACACCGAACTGTGTACGGGATGCGGCGCGTGCGCCCGGAAGTGCCCGCAGAACGCGATCACCGGCGAGAAGAAGCAGCCGCACGTGATAGACGCTGCCACGTGCGTCAAGTGCGGGGTCTGCTTTGACCTGTGCAAGTTCGAAGCGGTGCGGACTCGTTGACGGTTAGCCACGAGCGTCGAGCGTGATTCATGAGCCGAGACGACGTAAAGCTGAACATTGACGGACGGGAGGTCGCGGTGCCCCGCGGCGCGACCGTAATGGAGGGCGCCGATCGGGTCGGCATTCGCATCCCGCGCCTCTGCTATCATCCGCAGCTGGAGCCTTTCGCGGGCTGCCGCTTGTGCGTGGTCGAGGTGGAGGGCATGCGCACCCTGGCCGCATCGTGCGCGCTGCCCGCGGCCCCGAACATGGTTGTCCGCACGGACACCGATCGTGTGATTGCGGCCCGGCGTCTAGCCGTCGAGCTGCTGCTGTCGGATCATCCCGCCGACTGCCTGACGTGCGAGTTGTGCGGCAAGTGCGAGCTTCAGGAATACGCCTACGAACTCGGCGTGCGCGAATCTCCGTTCATCGGCGAGCGTCATTACGATGTGGTGGACGACACCAACCCGTGCTTCTACCGCGAGTACGCGAAGTGCATCCTGTGCGGACGCTGCGTGAGCATGTGCCGCGACATCGTCGGCGCCGCGGCGATTGACTTCGCGCACCGCGGGTTCGAGTGCCGCGTCGCAAGCCCCTTCGGGCGGCCGCTGCAAGAGACCACGTGTGTGTTTTGCGGGCAGTGCGTGCAGGCATGTCCGACGGGCGCGCTCGTCGAGCGCACTCGCGCAGGCACCGGGCGCGAGTGGGATTTCGCGACCGTGCGCACGGTCTGCGGCTACTGCGGCGTCGGCTGCGGGCTTGTGTTCTTCCTGAAGGATGGGCAGATTGTCAAGGTCGAAGGCGACGAGGGGACTCCCGCCAACCGGGGACGGACGTGCGTCAAGGGCCGCTTTGGCTGGGACTTCCTGACGCGCGAGGACCGNNNNNNNNNNNNNNNNNNNNNNNNNNNNNNNNNNNNNNNNNNNNNNNNNNNNNNNNNNNNNNNNNNNNNNNNNNNNNNNNNNNNNNNNNNNNNNNNNNNNCACTTCCGGAGGCTGCTGTGCGCGCATTCCGATTCTGTCTGTTTCTGTGTATCATCGTACTCTCGTCCTCCGCTGTCGCAGCGCCGGCGACGAGGGACTCGCTCGACGAAGTCCCGGCCGGTGATTGGGTCTATGCCGCGGTTGACGCGCTCATGCAGCGGGGCTTGGTTCACGGCTACGAGGCCGCGCCGTACAGCGGGCCGGTTCCGTTGACCCGCGGCGAGGTCGCCGGCATCGTCGTGCGCGCGGTTCGTGGAGTGGGGGAGGCGATGCAGACCCGCGGCCGCCAACTCGAGGTGCTCGCCCAGGCGCCGTCGGAGACGTGCCCCGAGGACGAGCCTTGCGCGCCGGCCGTCACCCGCGAAGACCTCGCCCGGATCGAGAAGCTCCTCGCCGAGTTCCGCAACGAACTCGTCACCGTGGGTGCCAACGTCGAGAAGATCGGCGTCGAACTCGAATCGCTGAAGGCGTCACTCGCCGAAACGCGCACCGAGGTGGACAAGCTCGCGCGGGAAGCCGCGCGCCATCGCATCTCCGGTTACACGCAGATGCGCTACACCGTGGACGGCTCGGCGAGCCCTGAATCTGAGTTCGCCATCCGCCGCGCGCGGGTGATGCTGTCAGGCCCGCTCAGCGACCGCGCGAGCTATAAGCTCCACTTCGACGTGCCGAGCCAGGCAAAGGCAAGTGAGAGTACCGCGCGCCTCAACGAGGCATACGCGACGCTCGATGTCGGCACGACCCGGCTGGTGGCCGGGCAATTCCCCGTGCCGTTCGGCTGGGAGCTGTGGACGTCCATGCGCGTCCTTGAGGCACCGGAACGCGCACTCGGCGTCAGGCGCTTGCTGCCGGATCAACGCTACGACCGAGGCGTGCGCGTTGACAGCAAGCTCGGCGACAAATGGCAGGCATGGGCCGCACTCGTCAATGGCACGGGAAGCAAGCGCGGCGACACCAACGAGCGCAAGGACGTGGCACTGCGCATCGCCCACGTTGACAAATCACTGGAGTACGGGCTGTCCGGGTACTACGGCATGGACACGCAGCCGGAGACCATGACGACTCCGCGCTACGACGCAGACCGGCACCTGATCGGCGCGCACGTGTCCGCCAAGCGTGGGCCTGCCGAGTTCAAGGGCGAAGTGATTGCAGGAACGGCCGCCCTGCCTAACGCGATCGCTCAGGGCGACAAGGACGTCCTCGCCTGGACCATCCTCGGCTCATATGCGCCGTGCCCGGCCAGCCAACTCGCAGTGCGCTTCCACCGTTTCGATCCCGACCGCGACGTATCAGGTGACAGCACCGACGTCACTTCCCTGATCTGGATGCGCCGGATCGACGACGCCGTGCGCCTGCGCGTGTCAGAGGAGTTCGTACGGCCCGACGTGGGAGGCAACTACGGGATCTTCACCACGGAACTCCAGATAGTCTACTGAGCAGGTGGATAGTGCGCTCCACCCGACTTGTAACACTACTCCTCATTCTTGCATGTGCAGGCTCGGCGCTGGCTGCCCCCAGGCCGGTCACGCTGGCCACGACGACCAGCACCCACGACACCGGGCTTCTCGACTACCTCGTGCCCGAGTTCGAGCGCCGCACCGGGATTGACGTCAAGGTCATCGCCGTCGGCACCGGCCAGGCGCTGGAGATCGGGCGCCGCGGCGACGCCGATCTCGTCCTGGTGCATGCGCCCGACCTGGAGCGCCAGTTCATGCGCGAGGGACACGCTTCCGGCCACTGGCGGCTGATGTACAACCATTTCGTCATCGTCGGACCCACCGACGATCCTGCCGGACTGCGCTCCACGCCCACGCCGGCGGCGGCCATGAACCGCATCGCCGATGCACGGGCCGCATTCGTCTCGCGCGGCGATGAGTCCGGCACCCATCACCGCGAGACAATGCTCTGGAAGGCTGCGCGAATCAAGCCCGAAGGCAATTGGTATGTCGAAGCAGGCTCCGGCATGGCCGCGACGCTGCGCATCGCCGACGAAAAGGACGCCTACACGCTCAGCGACATCGGAACGTACCTCGTCCAGAAGGGCAATCTGCGCCTCGCCGTGCTCTACGAAAAAGGCAACGAATTGCTCAATCCATATGGCCTCATGGCCATCAGCCCGAGGACGCATCCCTCGATCAATCACTCCGGCGCCATGCGGCTCGTCCACTACTTCCTGGCTCCGGAAACGCTCAAGCGTATCGGCTCCTTTGGCGCCGACCGCTTCGGCAGGTCACTGTTCCGTATCTACAAGCGACCGGCACCAGCCCGGTAGGATAGCCTCCCCGGCTGTCCAATAGTATATACACGCAGCCGCCGGCGGCCGCGAATCCGTTTACCGGCTAACTCGTGGACGACATCATCCAGGGCTTCGCGCACGCCGCACGCCTGCTCGTCAGCGGCGAGCAGGACGTGTGGGGCATTGTCTTCCGTTCCCTGATCGTGTCGGGGGTGAGCACCGCCCTCGGTTGCGCCATCGGCATACCCCTCGGCGCAGCGGTCGGCCTGCGTCGGTTCCGCGGCAAGCGGGCGGCCGTGGCTGTGCTCAACGTCGGCATGAGCTTGCCGCCCGTCGTCGTCGGCCTGTTCGTCTATCTTCTCCTGTCGCGCAGCGGGCCGCTGGGTTTCGTGCGCCTGCTCTACAGCGTGTCGGCGATGGTCATCGCGCAGACCATCCTCGCGGCGCCGCTGGTCGCCGCCCTGACCGTGTCGGCCGTGGAATCCGTGGACAGACGCGCCCGGACCCTCGCCCTGTCGCTCGGCGCGAGCGAGCTGCGCGCCACGCTGACGTTGCTCGGGGAAGCGCGGTTCGCCATGGGCGCGGCCGTCATCGCGGGCTTCGGCGCCGTGATCTCCGAGGTCGGCGCGGTGATGATCGTCGGCGGCAACATCGCCGGCCACACCCGCGTCATGACGACCGCGATCGTCCTCGAGACGGGCAAAGGTCAGTTCGACATCGCGATCGCCCTGGGCATTATCCTGTTGCTCATCGCATTCGTTGTGAACTTCGGCCTCGGCTTCTTGCAGAGGGGGCGATGATGGCCGGCGACCTCGCGATACGGGCCCGCGGGCTGACACGCCGCTACGGCACGCGCGAGGTGCTGCGAGATGTGACGCTGGACATACCGCGCGGCGGCGTGTTCTGCGTCTTCGGCCCCAACGGCGCGGGCAAGAGCACGCTGCTGAGATTGTTGGATCTGCTGGAAACGCCGGACCAGGGCGAGATCATCATCAGCGGCATCCGCGCCGCACCCGACGCGCGGCCCGCGCTGCGCCGGCAGATGGCAATGGCGTTCCAGTCGCCGTACCTGCTCCGCGCGAGCGTCGGCGCGAACGTGGGCTACGGGCTGCGCGCGCGCGGCTGCCCGCCGCGGCGCAGAAAGGAGCGCGTGCGCGAGGTGCTCGAGCGCGTCGGCGCGCTGCCCATGGCCCGCGAGCCCGCGTGGAAGCTGTCGGGCGGGGAAGCGCAGCTCGTGAGCATCGCGCGCGCCCTCGCTGTGGAGCCCGGAATCNNNNNNNNNNNNNNNNNNNNNNNNNNNNNNNNNNNNNNNNNNNNNNNNNNNNNNNNNNNNNNNNNNNNNNNNNNNNNNNNNNNNNNNNNNNNNNNNNNNNACAGCGCCACTCCGCCCGCCTTCTCCTCGATCCGCTGGTACGTCCAGTTCGGAAAATCCGCGGTGAGGTAGTTGTTCTGCATGATCTCCGGGTGGCACGCGAAATTGACGAGGGTCGCAATGACCTTGCCGTCCTCGCCGACCGCCTGGAGCGCCCCAAGTTCGGTGTCGAGGATCCCGGGGATCCTCGAGTTCTTCGAGACGCCGGGCAAATCGCCCGCGGCGCACTTCAACGACGCCGGCGCCAGGTTGTCGGCGGCGTCCTCGATCACCTGGGCGACCGTTTTGATGAGCGACTCGACGTACGCCTGATCTACTCCCGACTCGCCTTCCGTCGGACCCCACAGGCCGATGACATCGGGACCGGAGTGGTTGTGGGTCGCCGCCACCAGGATGGCGTCATCCGGCACCGCCTCCACCATCTCCCGCACGCGCTTGAGGTAGAGGTTGGGGAAGCCGAGCAGGTCCACCGACGCAATCGCGAGCATCTGATGGCCGCTCTTCAGCACCATCGCCCGTGCCCATAGGTCATCGTGCACCGCCTCGCTGCGGCGATTGCCCTCATACCCGGCGATCCACACCTGGCCTTCCGGGGTGATCTTCGCTTTCGCGGCGCCGGCCGAAATCGCGGCCTCGACCTGGCTTGCGCACAAGCCCATCACTCCGAGGAGCAGCGCTGTCATCGAGGCACGGACAGCGGGTGACGGACGTCTCTTCGCGCACATAGCCAGGCCTCCTTTGCGAACGCACAACGGATCCGGTGTGGTATTCGGCGAGGCGGTAATGCCACCTCTACCGAGGTTCGTGCATTAGGGGAGGGACGCAAGGGATGGCTGCGTTCCTCCCGAACGGACCTTGTCCGGAAGAGTCTGCGGCCATTACCGGTGTTCCGGTAATGCCCGAGACTCTATAGGGCTGGAGGACCACGGTACGCGGTCGGCCAATAGTCGCGGCACGAGCCAACTGGAAAGTGCGATGGAGCGGCGGTCTCGCCACGGCGGCACCTCAGCCGGCGGCGGCGAGTTTGCCGATGAGGACGTCGGGGAGGCCGTCGCGGTTGGCGGCGGTGACAGCGACGACCTCGACATCCGGGCGTTGCGTGATGGACTCGACGAAGGGATGCGGTTTGCCCATGGCAGTCGCCAGGACGCGCAGCGGGCCGTCCACGGCCGCCACGACCGCGTCGCGGAATTCGGCGCAGAAAAGCTCCATCTTGCCAATCTCGTCCATGACCAGGATCCCCCCAGGCAGTCCCTCACGCAGCGCGCGCCGTATCTCCTCGACCGCGACACTCTCGATCGCTTCGACATCGACGCGATACTTCGAGACCGAGGGTCCGCCCTTGAGGCCCACGTGAGCCATGACCGCGCGCTTCCCCGCCAGCGATTCGATGTCGAACCCCTGTCGCGATCCACGCTCGCGGATTTCGCCGGTCCAGAAACCGAAGACCTCGACGCCGGCGGCCCGCAAGCGCTCCAGCGTCCGGCGCACCACTGTCGTCTTGCCGCATCCCGGCGCGCCGACGATGACGATATGGCGCTTCATAACCGCTTACCCTCCGGCACACGATTTCGCCGCAGGACTGCGGGCACCTATCGAGGCCGCCGACAGCAGGAGGGGAAACCGCGGTTCTGTAGAACACTCGATGCGAAGGACTCAGGACTGTCCATGAGCGAGAGCAAGACGAGGATCGGCGTCATTGGTACCGGCGGCATCTCGTCCTCCCACGTGCGCCCCTACGCGGGGGATGAACGCGTCAGCCTGGTCGGCATGGCGGACGTGGACATGGAGCGGGCGGAGCGGGCAGCAGCGGAGTTCGGCGGGCGTGCGTACGATGACCATGCCGAGATGCTCGACGCCGAGCACCCCGAAGCAGTGAGCATCTGCACCCCACCGGTCGCGCACAAGGCGCCCGCGCTGGAGTGCATCAAGCGCGGCATCCACGTGTTGTGCGAGAAGCCCCTGGCGTACAGCGCGGACGAAGCCCGCGAGATGGTTGAGGCGGCGCGAGGGCGCGGGGTCATGCTGATGACGGCATTCTGCCATCGTTTTCACGAGCCGGTGATGCGGGCCCGGGCCCTCATCGCGCAAGGCCGTCTCGGGCGCATTCTCATGTATCGCAACCGGTTTGGTGGAAGAATACCAATGGAGGGCCGATGGTTCGGGCAAAAGGCGACGGCGGGGGGCGGCGCGCTGCTCGACACGTCCATCCACAGCGCCGATCTCTTCCGCTTTCTCGTCGGTGAAGCCGGCGAGGTGCGCGCAGTGATGGACACCATGGGCCAGGGTGTGGACGTGGAGGACTCGGCAGCGATGCTCCTGAGGTCCCGCGACGGGGCGATCGGAGTCATAGAGGCGAGCTGGTGCACGCCCTACGGCGTAAATGACATCGAGATCTACGGCGAAACTGGCGCGGCCATCGTCGATTACGACCGCAACGTGCTGCGCTACCGTGTTGACGGTATGAAGACGTGGCGGACGGTCAAGCCCAAGGGCGCGGACCGGTTCTCCCTTGAGGTGCGGCACTTCGTGGATTGTGTGCGGGGCGAACGTCAGCCCGAGGTGACCGGCGAGGACGGCCTGAAGGCCCAACTCATCATCGAGGCTGCGTACCGCTCGGCTGCAGAAGGTATCTGCGTCAAGTTGTGAATCGAGTAGCCTGAACCGACGATGTTGGCGCAATCATGTCAGATGCCGACGGCGCTGGGGCTTGCAGTAGCTCCGTTCGCGGGCTGCCAACTCGTGTCGCGTTCATTCCCCGTATCTGTGACATTCCCCGACACTTCAGGGTCACCGCGCGGCGCCACCGGCGGCCGCGCTGCGAATCCCCGTGGGATCAGGAGGTAGAAGAGGCAATGGCGTTCTGCCCGGGCTGCGGGTACGAATTCCGGGAGGGCCTCACGCGATGCCCTGACTGCGACATGGATCTCGTCGCTGACCTGGCAGAGGTGGACGCCGTGAGAGCCCGACGCTTGCGGGGAGGCAAGACGGTCGGCATCCTAACCTCCACTCGCGCGTCCATCGAGGCCCTGGCCGAAATGCTGGACGAGGAGGGCATCCCGTACTTGGTCAAGGCCGCGGACTCCCCCGCCGCCGAGCAGGCCACGGCGCCGGATAGTCCGGCATCGGTCGAACTCCACGTGTTGGAGCAGCACGTCGAGGAACACCGCGAGTTGCTCCAGGAACTCATCGCCGAAGTCGACAAGCGGGACGAGTAGCCGCCTGACCGAGCAGCGCCTCAGCGCTCCAGTACGGTCAACACGTACAGCATCTGCAGGCGGGCACGGTCCAGGTCTGCGGGGTCGGCGCTCTCCGCAATCGCGCGTGGATAGGTCGGCCCGATCAGGGACAGCGCGTCCGCGACCGACCTGTCGAGCAATTCCTGCGCGCCTGTCAGCTTCGCAGGATCCGCACCGGCCACGCCGAGCCGTTCAATGGCCTGTCGCAGCATCCACAGGTAGGCGTAGTCCTGCCGCCCCTCGTAGTAGGCCTCCCACCGGCGGCAGGTTATGGGGCCTTCGCGCCCGGGGTAGATCGTGCTGTACGTCGCCCCTTCCTTCAGGTCCGGCCCGTGGACTCCCCAGACGTCCTCCCCCCACCACATGTGGGCGAAGTGCCCCCAGCCGCGCGCGCCGTGATGAAACGCCTCCCACGGGAGCAGCCGGTAGTAGGCAAGCGGTGACAGCGTTTTCGAGTACCCGGAGCAGACGTAGCACCAGATTTCCTCGCCGGTAGCGCGAATGTAGGCCATCGCCTCGGGGTCGCGCATCGTCGTGCGGTGGGGCACCCAGATGTCCACGCCGTCGTCTATCGCGCGCAGTTTCTCGACGTCGCGGAAGTTGGCGGTGCACACGACGTGAACGTTCGGATCCACCTCCTGCTTGAAGAACCTGCCGAGCGCGACGTGCTGCTCGTAGCGCTTGCCGCCTGACGGCTCGTCCCACAGCTGAAATGCGAAGTCGTCGTAACCCAGCCCGAGGGACTTGAGGTGTGCGATCCACTCGGTCATCCAGGTACGGAAGGCCTTTTTGTAGGCGTCGCTCATGAACTCGACGCCGACGGACTCCATGCGTGCCGTGAAGTACTCGCCCGCGCTGTAGGCGCCGACGACCAGGCCATGGGGCGAATACGCGCGGACGTACTCGTCATGCTTCGTCCAGTCCGGCGGCTCGACCATGTTGCCCTCTACGTCGAACCTCGGCAAGACGAACGTCGGCGGCACGAAGAACACGTTGACGCCGTGCGCGACGGCGTCGTCGAGATACGGCAGCGGATCGGGCGTCGCCCAACTGATGCCGAGGATCGCGCCCCAGGTGCAAATGCGTACCGGCGGTTCTACGAGTTCGACAGGCGCGATCATTACCGGTATCTTCACTTCCCTAGCCGGGAACCGATACAGCGGCTCGATGCGGATCGCGGCCTCATGGGTGCCC
Proteins encoded in this region:
- a CDS encoding (2Fe-2S)-binding protein; this encodes MSRDDVKLNIDGREVAVPRGATVMEGADRVGIRIPRLCYHPQLEPFAGCRLCVVEVEGMRTLAASCALPAAPNMVVRTDTDRVIAARRLAVELLLSDHPADCLTCELCGKCELQEYAYELGVRESPFIGERHYDVVDDTNPCFYREYAKCILCGRCVSMCRDIVGAAAIDFAHRGFECRVASPFGRPLQETTCVFCGQCVQACPTGALVERTRAGTGREWDFATVRTVCGYCGVGCGLVFFLKDGQIVKVEGDEGTPANRGRTCVKGRFGWDFLTREDR
- a CDS encoding substrate-binding domain-containing protein, whose amino-acid sequence is MSRWIVRSTRLVTLLLILACAGSALAAPRPVTLATTTSTHDTGLLDYLVPEFERRTGIDVKVIAVGTGQALEIGRRGDADLVLVHAPDLERQFMREGHASGHWRLMYNHFVIVGPTDDPAGLRSTPTPAAAMNRIADARAAFVSRGDESGTHHRETMLWKAARIKPEGNWYVEAGSGMAATLRIADEKDAYTLSDIGTYLVQKGNLRLAVLYEKGNELLNPYGLMAISPRTHPSINHSGAMRLVHYFLAPETLKRIGSFGADRFGRSLFRIYKRPAPAR
- a CDS encoding ABC transporter permease — its product is MDDIIQGFAHAARLLVSGEQDVWGIVFRSLIVSGVSTALGCAIGIPLGAAVGLRRFRGKRAAVAVLNVGMSLPPVVVGLFVYLLLSRSGPLGFVRLLYSVSAMVIAQTILAAPLVAALTVSAVESVDRRARTLALSLGASELRATLTLLGEARFAMGAAVIAGFGAVISEVGAVMIVGGNIAGHTRVMTTAIVLETGKGQFDIAIALGIILLLIAFVVNFGLGFLQRGR
- a CDS encoding ATP-binding cassette domain-containing protein produces the protein MMAGDLAIRARGLTRRYGTREVLRDVTLDIPRGGVFCVFGPNGAGKSTLLRLLDLLETPDQGEIIISGIRAAPDARPALRRQMAMAFQSPYLLRASVGANVGYGLRARGCPPRRRKERVREVLERVGALPMAREPAWKLSGGEAQLVSIARALAVEPGI
- a CDS encoding AAA family ATPase, translating into MKRHIVIVGAPGCGKTTVVRRTLERLRAAGVEVFGFWTGEIRERGSRQGFDIESLAGKRAVMAHVGLKGGPSVSKYRVDVEAIESVAVEEIRRALREGLPGGILVMDEIGKMELFCAEFRDAVVAAVDGPLRVLATAMGKPHPFVESITQRPDVEVVAVTAANRDGLPDVLIGKLAAAG
- a CDS encoding Gfo/Idh/MocA family oxidoreductase, which translates into the protein MSESKTRIGVIGTGGISSSHVRPYAGDERVSLVGMADVDMERAERAAAEFGGRAYDDHAEMLDAEHPEAVSICTPPVAHKAPALECIKRGIHVLCEKPLAYSADEAREMVEAARGRGVMLMTAFCHRFHEPVMRARALIAQGRLGRILMYRNRFGGRIPMEGRWFGQKATAGGGALLDTSIHSADLFRFLVGEAGEVRAVMDTMGQGVDVEDSAAMLLRSRDGAIGVIEASWCTPYGVNDIEIYGETGAAIVDYDRNVLRYRVDGMKTWRTVKPKGADRFSLEVRHFVDCVRGERQPEVTGEDGLKAQLIIEAAYRSAAEGICVKL
- a CDS encoding DUF2007 domain-containing protein — encoded protein: MAFCPGCGYEFREGLTRCPDCDMDLVADLAEVDAVRARRLRGGKTVGILTSTRASIEALAEMLDEEGIPYLVKAADSPAAEQATAPDSPASVELHVLEQHVEEHRELLQELIAEVDKRDE